The proteins below come from a single Chitinophaga pinensis DSM 2588 genomic window:
- a CDS encoding efflux RND transporter permease subunit, translating to MWQRLAGFVLKFRLPLLVLLLLSTAVMTYFASKVELSYEANKSIPLDNAKYKEYMQFRELFGEDGNMMVIGIQTDNFFQKDFFHDYVKLNEDLKKVEFVENVLSVPFAINLVKNDSTRKLTAEPLFRGDLQQQAILDSLAGTLNNLPFYKGLLYNPQTHAYLMMINIQKGVMMTPRRTEVVENVMKLGTAFGEKHHTEVRMSGLPLIRTLMANKVKKELDLFLKLSFILTAVILLIFFRSISAVLMSMIVVAIGVIWSVATIVLLGYKITLLTGLIPPLIVVIGIPNCVYFLNKYHTEYAKDGNKTRALVHMIQRMGIVTLFTNLTAAIGFGVFCFTKSELLKEFGVVAGLNIMLIFLISFIFLPAVLSYLPPPKTKHTNYMNNRTFRALLDGLTALVFKYRAWVYGVTVVLVIGAVAGMLKLKSEAHMLDDIPTSDKLYTDLKFFEQNFKGVMPLEIAVDTKKKNGVVNLKTLEKLDQLSKLIGAQPEFARPLSVAEGIKFAKQAYYNGDSSNYAIPNQFDIGFLAPYLRMKGGTNAAGNATAFTKLVSSFMDSSRQVARVSVNMADVGSAKLPILLDSLRPQVDAIFDTAQYKVSYTGTSVIFLEGSRFIINGLTESILLAFVLIIFCMLYLFRSWRMLLISLIPNIIPLAVTAGVMGWLNIPLKPSTVLVFSVALGIAIDVTIRFLVNFKQELPHHNLDISATVKQTIHETGLSIIYTSLILLAGFMIFSFSEFGGTKALGWLTSLTLLMAMITNLTILPALLLWMEKALLKKAKKKQLWNALDEETDIEMSELGLKEREKED from the coding sequence ATGTGGCAACGCTTAGCAGGATTCGTATTGAAATTTCGTTTACCACTCCTGGTCTTATTACTGTTGAGCACTGCAGTGATGACCTATTTCGCCAGCAAAGTAGAGCTTTCCTATGAAGCAAATAAATCTATCCCGCTGGATAATGCGAAATATAAGGAATATATGCAGTTCCGGGAATTGTTCGGAGAGGATGGTAATATGATGGTAATCGGTATTCAGACTGACAATTTCTTTCAGAAAGATTTCTTTCATGATTATGTAAAGCTGAATGAGGACCTGAAAAAGGTGGAGTTTGTAGAGAATGTACTGAGTGTACCTTTTGCCATTAACCTGGTGAAAAATGACAGTACACGCAAGCTGACAGCAGAACCGCTTTTTCGCGGAGATCTGCAGCAGCAGGCCATACTGGACAGCCTGGCTGGTACATTGAATAATCTGCCTTTTTATAAGGGATTATTGTATAATCCGCAGACACATGCTTACCTGATGATGATCAACATTCAGAAGGGTGTCATGATGACTCCGCGCCGTACAGAGGTGGTGGAGAATGTGATGAAGCTGGGTACTGCTTTCGGAGAGAAACATCATACAGAAGTACGTATGAGTGGTTTACCGCTGATCCGTACCCTGATGGCAAATAAAGTGAAGAAAGAACTGGATCTGTTCCTGAAGCTGTCGTTTATACTGACGGCTGTGATCCTGCTGATCTTCTTCCGCTCTATCAGTGCGGTATTGATGTCCATGATCGTAGTAGCAATCGGCGTGATCTGGTCTGTAGCAACGATCGTGCTGCTGGGTTATAAAATCACCTTGCTGACGGGGCTGATCCCACCATTGATTGTGGTGATCGGGATACCGAACTGCGTGTACTTCCTGAATAAGTATCATACAGAATACGCGAAGGACGGTAACAAGACGCGGGCGCTGGTACACATGATACAACGTATGGGTATTGTGACGCTGTTTACTAACCTGACCGCAGCGATTGGTTTTGGTGTGTTCTGTTTTACGAAGAGTGAATTGCTGAAAGAATTTGGTGTAGTAGCAGGTTTGAATATCATGCTGATCTTCCTGATCTCTTTTATTTTCCTGCCTGCAGTACTGAGTTACCTGCCACCGCCAAAGACCAAGCATACGAATTACATGAACAACCGCACGTTCCGCGCTTTGCTGGACGGGCTGACTGCATTGGTATTCAAATATCGCGCATGGGTGTATGGCGTGACGGTGGTGCTGGTGATTGGAGCTGTAGCGGGTATGCTGAAGTTGAAATCAGAGGCGCATATGTTGGATGATATTCCGACAAGTGACAAGCTGTATACAGATCTGAAATTCTTTGAGCAGAACTTCAAGGGTGTAATGCCGCTGGAAATAGCGGTGGATACAAAGAAGAAAAATGGTGTGGTAAATCTGAAAACGCTGGAGAAACTGGATCAGTTATCTAAGCTGATCGGTGCGCAGCCGGAGTTTGCAAGACCATTGTCTGTAGCGGAAGGTATTAAATTTGCCAAGCAGGCTTATTATAATGGAGATAGTTCTAACTACGCTATTCCAAACCAGTTTGATATTGGTTTCCTGGCGCCTTATCTGCGTATGAAGGGCGGCACTAATGCGGCGGGTAATGCGACTGCGTTTACGAAGCTGGTTTCCTCCTTTATGGACAGCAGCCGTCAGGTAGCCCGTGTGAGTGTGAATATGGCGGATGTTGGTTCTGCGAAACTGCCGATATTGCTGGATTCATTGCGTCCGCAGGTAGATGCGATCTTTGATACGGCACAATACAAGGTAAGTTATACCGGTACGAGTGTGATTTTCCTGGAAGGTAGCCGGTTTATTATCAATGGTCTGACAGAAAGTATTCTGCTGGCGTTTGTACTGATCATTTTCTGTATGCTGTATCTGTTCCGTTCCTGGAGGATGCTGCTGATATCATTGATTCCTAACATCATTCCGCTGGCGGTAACAGCAGGCGTAATGGGCTGGCTGAACATTCCGTTGAAGCCATCGACGGTGCTGGTGTTTAGTGTGGCGCTGGGGATCGCAATTGATGTGACGATCCGTTTCCTGGTCAACTTCAAGCAGGAGTTACCGCATCATAACCTGGATATTTCGGCTACGGTGAAGCAAACGATCCATGAGACGGGTTTGAGTATCATTTATACATCACTGATTCTGCTGGCTGGTTTTATGATCTTTAGTTTCTCTGAATTCGGTGGAACGAAGGCATTAGGTTGGTTGACTTCACTGACTTTGTTAATGGCGATGATCACAAACCTGACTATTTTGCCGGCATTGTTATTGTGGATGGAGAAGGCTTTATTGAAGAAGGCTAAGAAGAAGCAATTGTGGAATGCGCTTGATGAAGAGACGGATATAGAGATGTCAGAGCTGGGGCTGAAAGAAAGAGAAAAAGAAGACTAG
- the recO gene encoding DNA repair protein RecO, whose translation MLHKTRGIVLRTVKYGDTSAIVNIFTELFGVQSYMVNGVRSSKPKAKGNLFQPGNILEMVVYHYEQKTIQRISEFKLGYIYTSLHFNIVKNTVALYMIELLQKSLREPEQQVDLYYFAEQALQALDMAPLGIAANIPLYFTLKLAEHLGFRLNGRYSEYAHYLDLQEGSFTDLPPHHSNYLDAANSEITDRLFQCKSWEALDEINMNKDKRRKLLYAYLDFFRLHLPDFQELNSPPILHEILD comes from the coding sequence ATGTTACACAAAACCCGCGGAATAGTATTAAGAACAGTCAAATACGGCGATACCAGTGCCATCGTCAATATATTCACCGAACTATTCGGGGTACAATCCTATATGGTGAACGGCGTGCGCAGCTCCAAACCAAAAGCCAAAGGCAATCTGTTCCAGCCGGGTAATATCCTGGAAATGGTCGTATACCACTATGAGCAAAAGACCATCCAGCGTATTTCTGAGTTTAAACTGGGTTATATCTATACCTCCCTGCACTTCAATATTGTGAAGAACACAGTAGCGCTTTATATGATCGAGTTGCTACAGAAAAGTCTGCGTGAACCGGAGCAGCAGGTGGACCTATACTACTTTGCCGAACAGGCTTTACAGGCGCTGGATATGGCGCCACTGGGTATTGCGGCCAATATCCCGCTTTATTTCACCCTTAAACTGGCGGAGCATCTTGGTTTCCGGCTCAATGGACGTTATTCTGAATATGCCCACTATCTCGATCTCCAGGAAGGCTCATTTACAGATCTGCCACCACATCACAGTAATTATCTTGATGCTGCGAACAGTGAGATCACAGATCGCCTGTTCCAGTGTAAAAGCTGGGAAGCATTGGACGAGATCAACATGAATAAAGATAAACGCAGAAAGCTGTTATATGCTTATCTGGATTTCTTCAGATTGCACCTGCCTGATTTCCAGGAATTAAATTCTCCCCCGATCCTGCACGAAATCCTCGACTGA
- a CDS encoding T9SS type A sorting domain-containing protein → MYRFLISLCAILCLSCLNALQISAQQHIEGTYVGQWSDHLPWRPAVAVAVKGDKIYCAAAQGLSAVANTPEDGLELSRYSKANGLHDIGISTLAVNDETILVAYANSNVDLLSGNTIYNIPDLMRKQVAADKTIFRVIFRNNKAYLCTGLGIVVLNTSVPEIEATYVVGSTGAYTPVYSVAIIGTSLFAATSEGVRTASLNSNNPSDFRNWSSLSQGLAPDSVQEIIAFNNLLICRQRNQLYLLNNNTWTPWYTAGRTISNMSIYNNQLLLCQPQAGASRILALNANAAVVSSFQHALLKAPMQAAGTEHALWIADSLSGLIQYDKQTSEYTAVNPDAPAGIITGDLLFSGNTLLAAPGTISNNWKAAGNRDGYYSFENGSWNATAGWPDSLHDIATMTVDANAIYLGSFGGGLVRISGDKRTVFKQGILPAATNDPTAYNISGLATDLNGNLWVAAYGANNNLLVKKSDDNWVSFRSPYAMTGNAISQLLTDDNGLVYMVSPQSNGLYVLNHNNTLDNKSDDQWRQYRLGAAQGNLPSNDVYCLAKDRNGSIWIGTARGVAIINCPGQAAADGCNAILPVIQQDNFAGYLFQDEQVTTIAVDGANRKWVGTYNGAWLVSDDGQCILEHFNTGNSPLPDNHIHRIAIDPKIGEVYFATAKGLMSWHGTATAPVSKMERDSVLVFPNPVKHDYSAPIAIRGLADNTRVKITDISGRMVYQTRALGGQAIWNGLDYTGHRPQSGVYLVFVAGETGGEHVVTKIVFIN, encoded by the coding sequence ATGTACCGTTTTCTGATATCCCTCTGTGCCATACTATGCCTATCCTGTCTGAATGCCCTCCAGATAAGCGCTCAGCAACATATTGAAGGCACTTACGTCGGTCAGTGGAGCGACCACCTTCCCTGGCGTCCCGCTGTCGCTGTCGCCGTGAAAGGAGACAAGATATACTGTGCCGCCGCCCAGGGACTGTCCGCCGTGGCCAATACGCCTGAAGATGGACTGGAGCTCAGTCGCTACAGTAAGGCAAACGGTCTGCATGATATCGGTATCAGCACCCTTGCAGTTAATGATGAGACCATACTCGTCGCTTATGCCAACAGCAACGTCGATCTGCTGAGTGGTAACACGATCTATAATATCCCTGACCTGATGCGTAAACAGGTCGCCGCCGATAAAACCATTTTCCGGGTCATTTTTCGTAACAACAAAGCATATCTCTGTACCGGTCTGGGTATCGTAGTGCTGAATACTTCCGTACCGGAAATTGAGGCGACCTATGTCGTGGGCAGCACCGGCGCCTATACACCCGTTTACTCGGTTGCCATAATAGGGACCTCCCTCTTTGCTGCCACTTCAGAAGGGGTTAGAACGGCATCGCTTAACAGCAACAATCCATCCGATTTCCGCAACTGGTCCTCTCTCTCACAGGGCCTTGCCCCTGACTCCGTACAGGAAATCATTGCCTTCAATAACCTGCTGATATGCCGCCAGCGTAATCAACTATACCTGCTGAACAATAATACCTGGACGCCATGGTATACTGCCGGTCGTACTATCAGCAATATGAGCATATATAACAATCAACTGCTGCTCTGCCAGCCACAGGCCGGCGCATCCCGTATTCTGGCACTGAACGCCAATGCAGCAGTCGTATCCTCTTTTCAACATGCCCTCTTGAAAGCACCTATGCAGGCAGCCGGCACTGAACATGCGCTCTGGATAGCAGACTCCCTTTCCGGACTGATACAATACGATAAACAAACCAGTGAATATACAGCTGTCAATCCTGATGCGCCTGCCGGCATTATTACCGGCGACCTGCTTTTCTCCGGCAATACGCTGCTGGCTGCTCCCGGTACTATCAGTAATAACTGGAAGGCTGCCGGCAACCGCGATGGCTATTACAGTTTTGAAAACGGCTCCTGGAATGCGACTGCAGGATGGCCGGATTCCCTGCATGATATCGCTACTATGACAGTAGATGCCAATGCTATATACCTGGGCTCCTTTGGGGGTGGACTGGTCCGCATCAGCGGGGACAAACGGACCGTATTCAAACAGGGCATCCTGCCGGCGGCAACAAATGATCCAACAGCATACAATATCAGCGGCCTCGCTACCGATCTTAATGGCAATCTCTGGGTGGCCGCTTATGGCGCAAACAACAATCTGCTGGTTAAAAAATCAGACGATAACTGGGTCTCCTTCCGCAGCCCTTATGCCATGACCGGCAATGCTATCAGTCAGTTACTGACAGACGACAATGGACTAGTATACATGGTTTCTCCGCAAAGCAATGGTTTATATGTGCTGAATCACAACAATACCCTCGACAATAAATCTGACGACCAATGGCGGCAATACCGTCTGGGTGCCGCACAGGGCAATCTGCCTTCCAATGATGTTTACTGCCTGGCCAAAGACCGTAATGGCAGTATATGGATCGGCACTGCCCGTGGCGTTGCCATTATCAATTGTCCCGGGCAGGCCGCTGCCGATGGTTGTAATGCAATCCTTCCTGTCATTCAGCAGGACAACTTTGCCGGTTATCTCTTCCAGGATGAACAAGTGACTACCATCGCTGTGGACGGCGCAAACCGCAAATGGGTCGGCACTTACAATGGTGCCTGGCTGGTGAGCGACGATGGACAATGTATCCTTGAACATTTCAATACCGGTAATAGTCCGCTACCCGACAATCACATCCACCGTATTGCCATAGATCCGAAGATAGGAGAAGTCTACTTCGCTACCGCCAAAGGCCTGATGTCCTGGCATGGTACCGCCACAGCACCTGTGAGCAAAATGGAGAGAGATTCCGTGCTGGTGTTTCCGAATCCTGTGAAACATGATTATAGCGCCCCTATCGCTATCCGTGGACTGGCAGATAACACCCGGGTAAAAATTACCGATATCAGTGGCAGAATGGTATACCAGACAAGAGCTCTTGGCGGACAAGCCATCTGGAACGGACTGGATTATACCGGTCATCGGCCACAGTCAGGTGTTTATCTCGTATTTGTTGCAGGGGAAACAGGAGGGGAGCATGTGGTGACAAAGATTGTATTCATCAATTAA
- a CDS encoding biotin--[acetyl-CoA-carboxylase] ligase has protein sequence MIGQPLYILDTVDSTNNYAMEQVNTGHVTPGTAWFAMEQTAGKGQRGKQWSSPPGENLMLSIALQPGTLPLSRQFMLSVVISLSTYDWFSKYAGDETGIKWSNDLYWRDRKAGGILIENVLRGTTWQYAIVGIGVNLNQTSFPPHLSNPVSLKQITGKDWDPIELTRTLCACLEERMKLLHPAHYNTLLDEYKSKLFRFNKAGTYRMNGELFEGIIRDVLPDGKLCLEKDGEILQLGFGEVEFVIVK, from the coding sequence GTGATCGGACAGCCATTATATATTTTAGACACAGTAGACAGCACCAATAACTATGCCATGGAGCAGGTAAATACCGGCCATGTGACACCCGGTACAGCCTGGTTTGCCATGGAGCAAACTGCAGGAAAAGGACAACGTGGTAAACAATGGTCGTCTCCCCCGGGAGAAAATCTCATGCTCTCTATTGCCCTGCAACCGGGCACACTGCCTCTTTCCAGACAATTCATGCTTAGCGTTGTAATATCACTCAGCACCTATGACTGGTTCAGTAAATATGCCGGTGATGAAACCGGAATTAAGTGGAGTAATGATCTTTACTGGCGTGACAGAAAGGCAGGTGGTATCCTGATCGAAAACGTCTTACGTGGCACTACATGGCAATATGCCATCGTGGGTATAGGGGTTAACCTGAACCAGACCAGCTTCCCTCCGCATCTCAGCAATCCCGTATCCCTCAAGCAGATCACAGGAAAAGACTGGGATCCTATTGAGCTGACACGCACCCTTTGCGCCTGCCTGGAAGAGAGAATGAAACTGTTGCATCCTGCGCATTACAACACCCTTCTGGACGAGTATAAAAGCAAACTTTTCCGGTTCAATAAAGCAGGTACGTACCGCATGAACGGGGAGTTATTTGAGGGCATTATCCGCGATGTACTTCCTGATGGAAAACTCTGCCTTGAAAAGGACGGAGAGATCCTGCAGCTGGGCTTTGGCGAAGTAGAGTTCGTTATTGTAAAATAG
- the ftsH gene encoding ATP-dependent zinc metalloprotease FtsH, which translates to MERGNNFNKGDKTPKKGPKFNIYWVYAFIGVALLAMNFANFGAGPKELSFQEFQLNYLKPGDVDKLVVVNKKSVEVYIKKDRLPESKFDKVSKNRLGSPNQGPHFRFSIGSEESFKADLDKAQAGVPLEDQVKVTYEDRQSWFEPFVQLLLPLVLLIGLWILLMRKMGGPAGGSGGPGGIFNIGKSKATLFDKGTRVNITFSDVAGLDEAKVEVMEIVDFLKNPKKYTALGGKIPKGALLVGPPGTGKTLLAKAMAGEAQVPFFSMSGSDFVELFVGVGASRVRDLFKQAREKAPCIIFIDEIDAIGRARGKNVMMSNDERENTLNQLLVEMDGFGTDSGIIILAATNRPDVLDSALLRPGRFDRQISIDKPDLNGREHIFDVHLKPIKTSPNLDIKKLASMTPGFAGADIANVCNEAALIAARKGKTEVEMEDFNDAVDRVIGGLEKKNKIISPEEKEVIAYHEAGHAICGWYLEHANPLVKVTIVPRGVAALGYAQYLPKEQYLYNTEQLLDDICMTLGGRAVEDIVFGKVSTGAQNDLQVITRMAYAMVTVYGMNDKVGNVSFYDPNSDQSFTKPYSEETAKMIDEEVRLLIEKAYQRTKTLLTDKLDNVKALAQELLKKEVLYQADLERLIGKRPWDVHREHIANKEGMTTDGVHPTDIINPSPTPANA; encoded by the coding sequence ATGGAAAGAGGCAACAACTTCAACAAGGGAGACAAAACGCCAAAGAAAGGACCAAAGTTCAACATATACTGGGTGTATGCTTTTATCGGGGTAGCTTTGCTGGCAATGAACTTCGCTAACTTTGGCGCCGGACCCAAAGAGCTGAGTTTCCAGGAGTTCCAGCTCAATTACCTGAAACCAGGTGATGTAGACAAGCTGGTAGTAGTGAATAAAAAATCCGTAGAGGTCTACATTAAGAAGGACAGACTCCCTGAGTCTAAATTCGACAAGGTATCCAAGAACCGTCTTGGCTCTCCTAATCAAGGCCCTCATTTCCGCTTCTCAATTGGTAGTGAAGAGAGTTTTAAGGCCGACCTTGACAAGGCACAGGCCGGAGTCCCTCTGGAAGATCAGGTGAAAGTGACGTATGAGGACAGACAGAGCTGGTTCGAACCATTTGTTCAACTGCTGCTCCCACTGGTGCTGCTGATTGGATTGTGGATACTGCTGATGCGTAAAATGGGTGGCCCTGCCGGTGGTAGTGGTGGTCCAGGTGGCATCTTCAACATTGGTAAATCCAAAGCGACACTGTTTGACAAGGGTACCCGTGTAAATATTACTTTCAGTGATGTAGCCGGTCTGGATGAAGCGAAAGTGGAAGTGATGGAGATCGTTGATTTCCTGAAGAATCCGAAAAAATATACCGCTCTGGGAGGTAAGATTCCTAAGGGCGCATTACTGGTAGGTCCTCCCGGTACAGGTAAGACCCTGCTGGCGAAAGCAATGGCAGGCGAAGCCCAGGTACCTTTCTTCTCCATGTCAGGTTCTGATTTCGTTGAATTGTTCGTAGGTGTGGGTGCAAGCCGTGTGCGTGACCTGTTCAAACAGGCTCGTGAGAAAGCGCCTTGTATCATCTTCATTGACGAGATCGATGCGATCGGACGTGCCAGAGGTAAGAATGTAATGATGAGTAATGACGAGCGTGAAAATACCCTGAACCAGCTGCTGGTAGAAATGGATGGTTTCGGTACCGACAGCGGTATCATCATCCTGGCTGCTACCAACCGTCCGGATGTACTGGACAGCGCGCTGCTACGTCCGGGACGTTTCGACCGTCAGATCTCTATCGATAAACCAGACCTGAATGGCCGTGAGCACATCTTCGACGTGCATCTGAAACCAATCAAAACTTCTCCAAACCTCGATATTAAGAAACTGGCTTCAATGACTCCTGGCTTTGCCGGTGCAGACATCGCCAACGTTTGTAACGAGGCTGCTCTGATCGCTGCCCGTAAAGGCAAGACTGAGGTTGAAATGGAAGATTTCAATGATGCAGTAGACAGGGTGATCGGTGGTCTGGAAAAGAAAAACAAGATCATTTCTCCGGAAGAGAAAGAAGTGATCGCATACCACGAAGCTGGTCACGCTATCTGTGGCTGGTACCTTGAGCACGCTAATCCGCTGGTGAAAGTAACAATCGTTCCCCGTGGTGTAGCAGCATTAGGTTATGCACAATATCTGCCGAAAGAACAGTACCTCTATAATACCGAACAACTGCTGGACGATATCTGTATGACTCTTGGTGGTCGTGCAGTTGAAGACATCGTTTTTGGTAAAGTATCTACCGGCGCCCAGAATGACCTGCAGGTAATTACCCGTATGGCTTATGCAATGGTAACCGTGTATGGTATGAACGATAAGGTTGGTAACGTGTCTTTCTACGATCCTAACAGCGATCAGTCATTCACTAAACCTTACTCTGAAGAAACAGCCAAAATGATCGACGAAGAAGTTCGTCTCCTGATCGAAAAGGCTTATCAGCGTACCAAAACCCTGCTAACCGATAAACTGGACAACGTGAAAGCGCTGGCGCAGGAACTGCTGAAAAAAGAAGTATTGTACCAGGCAGATCTGGAAAGATTGATCGGTAAACGTCCTTGGGATGTTCACCGTGAGCATATCGCAAACAAGGAAGGTATGACCACTGACGGCGTACATCCTACCGATATCATCAATCCTTCACCTACACCTGCTAACGCGTAA
- a CDS encoding UDP-2,3-diacylglucosamine diphosphatase: protein MTHGLSTVDYSIPLPEGKRVYFASDFHLGAPNPAASREREKRIVKWLDACSKDAEHIFLVGDIFDFWFEYKEVVPKGYTRLLGKLAELRDKGIGITVFIGNHDMWMDGYFEEELEIPVHYEPKTYDIGGKRFYIGHGDGLGPGDHGYKMLKKVFRNPICRWLFSLIHPSWGIGLANYFSRKSRAATGGELEKFLGEENEWLAIHSKEVLQKAHFDYFIYGHRHLPLDLQVGPDSRYINLGDWLNYFTYAVFDGKKTELIYDGK from the coding sequence ATGACGCATGGACTGTCCACAGTGGACTATTCCATTCCTCTTCCGGAAGGCAAACGTGTTTACTTCGCATCAGACTTTCACCTGGGCGCTCCTAATCCTGCTGCCAGCAGAGAAAGGGAAAAGCGTATTGTAAAATGGCTGGATGCCTGTTCGAAAGATGCTGAACACATCTTCCTGGTAGGTGATATTTTCGATTTCTGGTTTGAATACAAAGAAGTGGTGCCTAAAGGCTATACCCGTCTGCTGGGTAAACTGGCTGAATTGCGTGATAAAGGCATCGGCATCACCGTATTCATTGGTAATCATGATATGTGGATGGACGGCTACTTTGAAGAAGAGCTGGAAATCCCGGTACACTACGAACCTAAAACATATGATATTGGCGGTAAGCGATTTTATATCGGTCACGGCGACGGTCTTGGTCCTGGTGATCACGGATATAAAATGCTGAAGAAAGTATTCCGTAACCCCATATGCCGCTGGTTATTTTCATTGATACATCCTTCCTGGGGAATTGGTCTGGCGAATTACTTCAGCCGTAAAAGCCGTGCTGCTACTGGTGGCGAATTGGAAAAATTCCTGGGAGAAGAGAATGAATGGCTGGCTATCCACAGTAAAGAAGTATTACAGAAAGCCCATTTTGATTACTTCATTTACGGCCACAGACACCTGCCGCTGGATTTACAGGTAGGTCCTGACAGTCGCTATATTAACCTCGGCGACTGGCTGAATTACTTCACTTATGCCGTCTTTGACGGAAAGAAAACTGAATTGATATATGATGGAAAATAG
- the rsfS gene encoding ribosome silencing factor: MSRESEIFSTIIKAIQEKKGENIVSLDLRQIPEAVADFFVICEANSNTQVRAIADYVEDQVSKHIGEEPYKHEGFTAQQWILVDYVNVVVHVFQPEARQFYSLEDMWSDAERMEHNDTN; this comes from the coding sequence TTGAGTAGAGAAAGCGAGATTTTTTCCACCATCATCAAGGCCATCCAGGAAAAAAAGGGAGAAAATATTGTTTCTCTGGATCTGCGCCAGATTCCTGAAGCTGTGGCTGATTTCTTTGTTATATGTGAGGCTAACTCCAACACACAGGTTAGGGCGATAGCCGACTACGTGGAAGACCAGGTGTCGAAACACATCGGCGAAGAGCCTTATAAACATGAGGGTTTTACCGCGCAACAATGGATACTTGTAGATTATGTGAATGTTGTGGTGCATGTATTCCAACCTGAGGCCAGGCAGTTTTACAGCCTGGAAGATATGTGGAGTGATGCAGAACGAATGGAGCATAATGATACGAACTAA
- a CDS encoding lactate utilization protein C has product MKISPAKENILKRVRNALSQSVQLPFPNSEGNSSVFVKEHDGLEMKFAEEFARLQGKFIFCTSKNELLDNLAALVESKDWKDIHCQTPSLMEQFQLKQFPFMNKGDMHTAEAAITDCEMLVARTGTMVLSAAQASGRALPVYTPVHIVIAYTHQLVFDLKDAIARLKEKYHGDLPSSISFASGPSRTADIEKTLVVGIHGPREVYVFLLDE; this is encoded by the coding sequence ATGAAGATTTCTCCTGCGAAGGAAAACATCCTCAAGAGAGTACGAAACGCATTGAGTCAGTCGGTGCAGTTGCCCTTCCCTAACTCGGAGGGCAACAGTTCCGTTTTTGTGAAGGAACATGATGGGCTGGAGATGAAATTCGCAGAAGAATTTGCCCGCTTACAGGGGAAGTTCATTTTCTGCACCAGTAAAAACGAACTGCTGGACAACCTGGCGGCATTAGTCGAATCCAAAGACTGGAAAGACATACACTGCCAGACGCCATCCCTGATGGAGCAGTTTCAGTTAAAGCAGTTTCCTTTTATGAATAAAGGAGATATGCATACTGCGGAGGCAGCGATCACAGACTGTGAGATGCTGGTAGCGCGTACAGGCACTATGGTGCTGAGCGCCGCACAAGCTTCCGGAAGGGCCTTACCGGTTTACACACCGGTGCATATAGTGATCGCTTACACACATCAGCTGGTATTCGATCTCAAAGATGCAATCGCCCGTCTGAAAGAAAAGTATCACGGTGATCTACCCTCCTCTATCTCCTTTGCCTCCGGTCCCAGTCGTACCGCAGACATCGAGAAAACACTGGTAGTCGGAATACATGGCCCGCGAGAGGTATATGTGTTCCTGTTGGATGAATAG